In a genomic window of Candidatus Woesearchaeota archaeon:
- a CDS encoding winged helix-turn-helix domain-containing protein yields MKTREKILEYLKKADWHSTTEDIAAEANVSWNTAQVHLLKMVHEGIVRYKKVGRQNQFWLNENYEKYFRGDRK; encoded by the coding sequence ATGAAAACACGAGAAAAAATACTAGAATATCTAAAAAAAGCAGATTGGCATTCAACAACGGAAGATATAGCTGCAGAAGCTAATGTATCATGGAATACTGCTCAAGTTCATCTTCTTAAAATGGTTCACGAAGGAATTGTAAGATACAAGAAAGTAGGCAGACAAAACCAGTTTTGGCTGAATGAAAATTATGAAAAATATTTC